GCTGCCCGGTTTGTTTATGTTTTTTGTGGCAGCCTCCTTGGGTTTGCCCGGCATGGGTAATTTTGTCGGTGAGTTTTTGATTTTACTTGGCACGTTCAAAACATCGCCTGTACTGGCATCACTCGCGGCGGCGGCGTTAATTTTGGCAGCGATATACAGCTTGTTGATGATGCAGCGTTCGTTTTATGGCGCAGCACAGGCCGAAACTAAACTAGAGGGATTAACCGCGCGCGAAGTGGTCATGGTGTTGTTGTTGGTGTTTTTTTTATTGTGGTTGGGTATTTATCCCCAGCCTGTGCTTGATCTGACGCAAGCCAGCATGCTGCCGCTGGTGAGGTAAACGCGATGCCTGTTGAAACTGCCAATGCTTCGCTGTTACTGCACAGTTTACTGAGTTTGCTTCCTGTTATTTTGTGCAGCCTGACAGCTGTCTGTGTGATGCTTGGGATTGCCATCAGGCGCAATTATTTTGTCAACGCCACACTCGCTGTTATCGGGCTGAATGCTTCATTACTGTCTGTGTGGTGGGTGTCGCAAAAGTTACCGCCGCAGGCCGTGACAGATCTGTTTATCGTGGACAGTTTTGCCTGTGTTTATATGGCGCTGATTCTGGTGATTACACTGGCGTGCGTCACCTTGTCACACGCCTACATGGAAACACACAGCGGCAATCGTGAAGAGTTTTATCTGTTGCTGGTGTTGTCGGCTGTCGGTGCGATGCTGATGGTGTGCAGTCGTCACATGGCGGCATTGTTTATCAGCATGGAAATTCTGACGGTTCCCTTGTTTGGTCTGGCTGCTTACAGTTTTGCCCGTTCGCGTTCACTGGAGGCCGGCCTTAAATATCTGGTGTTGTCGGCCACGTCCACCGCCTTCATGTTGTTCGGCATGGCATTGCTGTATGCACAAACAGGCAGCCTTTCCTACACAGGTATTCAATCCGCCTTGGCGCAAACAGCACAAACAGCGCCATTAATGTTGGCGGGATTTGCGATGATTTTTATCGCCTTCGCTTTCAAACTATCTTTTGCACCATTTCATTTGTGGACGCCCGATGTATACGAAGGCGCGCCCGCACCAGTTTCGGCCTTCCTCGCCACGGCAAGTAAAGTGGCAGTGTTCGCCGCGTTTTTGCGTTTATGGCAGTGGATGCCCGCGTTGTCAGATGGCGTGATGAATGATGTGCTGGCGGCGGTTGCTGGTTTATCGATTGTGGTGGGTAATTTATTGGCGCTGACGCAAACCAATATCAAACGCATGTTGGGCTATTCGTCGATTGCGCATTTTGGTTATTTGTTGATCGCGGTAGTGTCTGGCTTAAATATTGAGCGCTCGGCGGTGATGATTTATTTGGTGACCTATGTAGTCACCGTGTTGGCAGCCTTTGGTGTGGTGGTGCAAGTGTCTAGCCCGTATCAAGGTGCCGATGCCGATAACTTGCACAACTATCGCGGTTTGTTTTGGAAGCGTCCGTATCTCGCTTCTGTAATGACGATGGCAATGTTGTCGATGGCGGGCATTCCAATGACGGCTGGTTTTATCGGCAAGTTTTATGTAGTGATGACGGGCGTGGGTGCAAAGCTGTGGTGGCTGTTGGCAGCACTGGTGTTGGGCAGCGCGCTGGGTTTGTATTACTACCTGCGCTTTATGATCACTATGTATTTACTGGAGCCGGGCATGCGCCGTTTTGAGGCACCGCTGAATTGGGGGCGCACTACCGGCGGTTTGGTGTTGTTGTTGGTGGCTGTGTTGGTAATATTGCTCGGTGTGTACCCAGAACCGCTGACCTTTGCGGCGATGAATTTACCCGTGGTTTGAGACAGCTCAAGACAAGAGGGTTATGTTGGGAGTAAAATGATCGCGCTGCCCTTTCGTTTTTTATGTAATGGATGCAGCAACAAAAAAATACTTATTATCTTTCGAGGATTGAACG
The DNA window shown above is from Cellvibrionales bacterium and carries:
- the nuoN gene encoding NADH-quinone oxidoreductase subunit NuoN, which translates into the protein MPVETANASLLLHSLLSLLPVILCSLTAVCVMLGIAIRRNYFVNATLAVIGLNASLLSVWWVSQKLPPQAVTDLFIVDSFACVYMALILVITLACVTLSHAYMETHSGNREEFYLLLVLSAVGAMLMVCSRHMAALFISMEILTVPLFGLAAYSFARSRSLEAGLKYLVLSATSTAFMLFGMALLYAQTGSLSYTGIQSALAQTAQTAPLMLAGFAMIFIAFAFKLSFAPFHLWTPDVYEGAPAPVSAFLATASKVAVFAAFLRLWQWMPALSDGVMNDVLAAVAGLSIVVGNLLALTQTNIKRMLGYSSIAHFGYLLIAVVSGLNIERSAVMIYLVTYVVTVLAAFGVVVQVSSPYQGADADNLHNYRGLFWKRPYLASVMTMAMLSMAGIPMTAGFIGKFYVVMTGVGAKLWWLLAALVLGSALGLYYYLRFMITMYLLEPGMRRFEAPLNWGRTTGGLVLLLVAVLVILLGVYPEPLTFAAMNLPVV